The Methanocella arvoryzae MRE50 genome includes a region encoding these proteins:
- a CDS encoding HD domain-containing phosphohydrolase → MAGINGDVLLLTGDGAEVAAIGEALALAGLDYRHAVDVASACFLAADTAFDAVLLGSDQSVSAAIAFLKNSGTQVPVIVMSGTERCDMPVEAIKYVLSGALVQVAGLQCPGSGAIAAILETISRNRTRNLGARLQDEVNKLSYIADTFPECLLMIDRAGTIVYANRACYETYEYSNGALKSCNISGLLAGEADFTKLKELLRVTRSGGSNTELATISRRGQKRLSLAVITPRSDDAGAIFAYVILLQDITDSRYAETRMERLISALTSPEAGLSSLDFRDLITDPEIQVMQDTLAAAMGVSAVIVTPGGTPLNQRSNVTSLCSSLARPGTVSAQICGKCITDLAGRADAGQQARCTCPCTGMTEVAIPLVVNGKPAAFWIVGQVSLGEPAREKLQDLLTDQGISPADVRNLIAGVHRMTEHQLNQIVATFSMVADKVTRLAIQNFRQGKYINERNTTLEELQRSERRLQEMSYRDGLTGLHNRAYFEQELGRLESASSAFPVSIVAADVDGLKLINDTLGHTAGDQHLKVAGNMISAVFSASGDVCRTGGDEFCILLPGCGEAAAGKMLELLREEIRRYNERQPGPPLSISTGIAAINPGESLYDAYKRADRLMYEHKLKRDDYARSKSIDMILLSLSERDYMDHGHTRVLTVIVDAMASELGLGEDARANLKLLARLHDLGKIGVPDEIVMKPAKLDEHEWVLMRSHVEIGANIASRSLHMNHIAPLIRHHHERYDGTGYPSGLSGSQIPLECRIMAIADSYDAMIADRPYRKGLSHECALEEILRNAGTQFDPEIVKVFAGIVRSGRL, encoded by the coding sequence TTGGCCGGAATTAATGGCGATGTATTGCTCCTTACTGGCGACGGGGCAGAGGTAGCGGCAATCGGAGAAGCTTTAGCCCTGGCCGGGCTTGATTACCGGCATGCCGTCGACGTTGCCTCTGCATGCTTTCTGGCTGCAGACACGGCTTTTGATGCAGTACTGCTGGGCAGTGACCAATCTGTCTCTGCTGCGATAGCCTTTTTGAAGAACTCTGGCACCCAGGTGCCTGTCATTGTTATGTCCGGCACAGAAAGGTGCGATATGCCCGTCGAAGCCATCAAGTATGTGCTCTCCGGGGCACTGGTCCAGGTAGCCGGACTTCAGTGCCCGGGAAGCGGGGCGATCGCCGCCATACTGGAGACGATCTCCCGGAACCGCACCCGCAACCTCGGCGCCCGGCTGCAGGACGAAGTGAACAAGCTATCCTACATTGCCGATACATTCCCCGAGTGCCTGCTGATGATTGACCGGGCCGGGACGATCGTATACGCTAACAGGGCTTGCTATGAGACCTACGAGTACTCGAATGGGGCCCTCAAAAGCTGTAACATTTCCGGGCTGCTGGCCGGCGAGGCCGATTTCACGAAGCTTAAGGAACTGCTACGCGTAACTCGATCCGGCGGGTCGAACACAGAGCTCGCTACCATAAGCAGGCGTGGGCAGAAACGTCTCTCGCTGGCAGTTATCACGCCGCGGAGCGACGATGCCGGAGCCATTTTCGCCTACGTTATCCTCCTGCAGGATATCACCGACAGCCGGTACGCAGAAACTCGGATGGAACGCCTGATCTCTGCGCTTACCAGCCCGGAGGCAGGCCTTTCCTCGCTCGATTTCAGAGACCTGATCACAGATCCGGAAATACAGGTGATGCAGGACACGCTGGCCGCTGCAATGGGTGTATCTGCAGTAATCGTGACCCCGGGCGGGACGCCGCTGAACCAGCGCAGCAACGTAACGTCACTCTGCTCAAGCCTCGCCCGCCCGGGCACCGTGTCAGCACAGATATGCGGCAAGTGCATCACGGACCTGGCCGGGCGGGCAGATGCCGGACAGCAGGCCCGCTGTACCTGTCCCTGCACCGGCATGACCGAAGTAGCCATACCTCTGGTAGTAAACGGCAAACCGGCTGCCTTCTGGATCGTCGGCCAGGTGAGCCTCGGAGAGCCTGCCCGGGAAAAGCTTCAGGATCTTCTGACAGACCAGGGTATTTCTCCGGCCGACGTCAGGAACCTGATTGCAGGGGTGCACCGGATGACGGAGCACCAGCTTAACCAGATTGTGGCAACCTTCAGCATGGTGGCCGATAAAGTGACCCGGCTGGCGATTCAGAACTTCCGGCAGGGGAAATACATCAACGAGCGCAACACCACGCTGGAAGAGTTGCAGCGGAGCGAGCGCAGGCTGCAGGAAATGAGCTATCGCGATGGGCTGACGGGCTTGCACAACAGGGCGTATTTCGAGCAGGAACTGGGGCGCCTCGAAAGCGCTTCGAGCGCGTTTCCGGTCAGCATCGTAGCGGCGGACGTCGATGGGCTCAAGCTGATCAACGACACTCTGGGCCACACTGCAGGGGATCAGCACCTTAAGGTGGCGGGCAACATGATCTCCGCCGTTTTCTCCGCATCCGGAGATGTCTGCCGGACCGGCGGCGACGAGTTCTGCATTTTACTCCCCGGCTGCGGCGAAGCCGCCGCGGGGAAGATGCTGGAGCTGCTGCGGGAAGAAATCCGGCGCTACAACGAACGGCAACCCGGCCCTCCCCTCAGTATCTCTACTGGCATAGCGGCCATCAATCCGGGCGAGAGCCTCTACGACGCCTATAAGCGGGCAGACCGGCTGATGTACGAGCACAAGCTGAAGCGGGACGACTACGCCCGGTCCAAATCCATCGATATGATCCTCCTGTCCCTTTCTGAGCGAGACTATATGGACCACGGCCATACCCGGGTGCTGACGGTGATAGTGGATGCCATGGCCTCGGAGCTGGGGCTCGGCGAGGATGCCCGGGCTAACCTGAAGCTGCTGGCCCGGCTGCACGACCTGGGCAAGATCGGCGTGCCTGACGAGATCGTGATGAAGCCGGCGAAGCTGGACGAGCATGAGTGGGTGCTCATGAGGTCGCACGTGGAGATCGGGGCCAACATCGCCAGCAGGTCCCTCCACATGAATCATATCGCACCTCTGATTCGACACCACCACGAGCGCTATGACGGGACGGGCTACCCCTCGGGCCTTTCAGGCAGCCAGATACCACTGGAATGCCGGATCATGGCCATCGCCGATTCTTACGATGCCATGATCGCCGACCGGCCTTACCGGAAAGGCCTCAGCCACGAATGCGCGCTGGAAGAGAT